A single window of Candidatus Ozemobacteraceae bacterium DNA harbors:
- a CDS encoding prepilin-type N-terminal cleavage/methylation domain-containing protein: MNLHPGRCSPARGMTLMEVMIAVALVSLVFGVAYRIMDQARRESRKGFWLQKAITELRNGTRAISMRLKKTSYPTTIARSGGRQIVVSYKEKRTYDHSGRLRNLVVKSSNAMDLMTKTGVVRSSAAETVLMRFPVCVPEMDIDSYTSGVVTWIEVVMGPGPDFPINGLSRIFLRERDEAYDTRALPDRAYGLSTAFDPALAVASRKILVGDVDQVRIDTWAIDELSGVHVSSAGAVGTTTKKKYLVSLRIDCMNPIDKTMTIGDQSSVTVNTDVGPLP, from the coding sequence ATGAACCTGCATCCGGGAAGATGCTCGCCGGCCCGCGGCATGACGCTGATGGAGGTCATGATCGCCGTCGCCCTCGTTTCCCTCGTGTTCGGGGTCGCATACCGGATCATGGACCAGGCCCGGCGGGAGTCGCGCAAGGGTTTCTGGCTCCAGAAGGCGATCACCGAACTGCGCAACGGAACCCGAGCGATCTCGATGCGTCTGAAAAAGACGAGTTATCCGACGACGATCGCCAGGTCCGGGGGGCGGCAGATCGTGGTTTCTTACAAGGAAAAGAGAACCTATGACCATTCGGGCCGCTTGCGGAACCTGGTCGTCAAAAGCTCGAACGCCATGGATCTTATGACGAAAACTGGCGTGGTGCGTTCGTCGGCTGCCGAGACCGTCTTGATGCGATTCCCCGTGTGCGTTCCCGAAATGGATATCGATTCATATACATCCGGCGTCGTCACGTGGATCGAGGTCGTCATGGGGCCCGGTCCCGACTTTCCCATCAACGGTCTTTCGCGTATTTTCCTCCGGGAACGTGACGAAGCCTACGACACCAGAGCGCTACCCGATCGGGCGTATGGCCTGTCGACGGCGTTTGACCCTGCCCTTGCTGTCGCGAGCAGGAAAATCCTCGTCGGCGACGTCGACCAGGTAAGGATTGATACGTGGGCCATCGACGAGCTTTCCGGGGTCCACGTATCGAGCGCGGGCGCGGTTGGCACGACGACGAAAAAGAAATACCTCGTCTCGCTGCGGATCGACTGCATGAACCCGATTGACAAGACGATGACGATAGGAGATCAGAGCTCCGTCACGGTGAACACCGACGTGGGACCCCTTCCGTAG
- the trxA gene encoding thioredoxin — translation MTLELSQANFDQEVTAGNIPVVVDFWAPWCGPCRAFGPTIEEIAKDFEGKVKVAKVNVDENQQLAVRFGVMSIPTLAFFRDGKLVKTQVGVMQKHALAHEIHGCLLATA, via the coding sequence ATGACACTCGAATTATCCCAGGCGAATTTCGATCAGGAAGTAACAGCGGGCAACATCCCCGTCGTCGTCGATTTCTGGGCCCCCTGGTGCGGCCCCTGCCGGGCGTTCGGCCCGACCATCGAAGAAATCGCGAAAGATTTCGAAGGAAAAGTGAAAGTGGCCAAAGTCAATGTGGATGAGAACCAGCAGCTGGCCGTGCGGTTCGGCGTAATGTCGATTCCGACGCTGGCGTTCTTCCGGGATGGAAAACTCGTCAAGACGCAGGTCGGAGTCATGCAGAAACACGCCCTTGCCCACGAGATCCATGGCTGCCTGCTAGCAACGGCCTGA
- a CDS encoding TolC family protein translates to MSRVDRLCIAMLCLTCVSMPGFAAEPLSIGEAVRKALDHSPALGAAREGESVAREKIGEARAMRGVKVTAGVSDTRLDSPMMAFGARLDQGRIAMADFQPDRLNDPDAVNNLKIGAQVVLPLHLGGMDRHAERAARFGLDAAAQDTAHASEETIFRTIDTYLGVVLARESLAVAEKACEMSAESLKNAQAAVEAQRAVESDFLQAKVHHSQNQETSLRMQNQYRLALEGLATVMGVASASDYELTMPLLLEECTSCGEEPAVLLDIALRKRPDYLALLKRADAVAQSERMHRGAVRPHVVLGAAADHNRDGFDGDGHGNSMVFARVDWNIADGGEASHKAAGARAQARQLRLAAQALKDGIHLQIREAVTSINNALERIRVSREAVENSTESLRILRDRYTAGLAIMSDLLGAETSLLSHRMNHLKALYDYSISRARLKMALGDLTLERCALLQDQANAVEK, encoded by the coding sequence ATGTCCCGTGTCGATCGCCTGTGTATCGCCATGCTCTGTCTGACCTGCGTTTCAATGCCCGGTTTTGCCGCCGAGCCCCTGTCGATCGGCGAGGCCGTGAGAAAAGCCTTGGATCACAGCCCGGCACTCGGCGCCGCACGGGAAGGCGAGAGCGTGGCGCGCGAAAAGATCGGCGAGGCCCGGGCGATGCGCGGCGTCAAAGTGACGGCCGGCGTGTCCGATACCCGGCTTGACAGCCCGATGATGGCCTTCGGGGCTCGTCTTGACCAGGGCCGCATCGCGATGGCCGACTTCCAGCCCGACCGGCTGAACGACCCCGATGCGGTGAACAACCTCAAGATCGGTGCGCAGGTCGTCCTGCCGCTCCATCTCGGCGGCATGGACCGCCACGCGGAGCGCGCGGCTCGGTTCGGCCTCGATGCGGCCGCGCAGGACACGGCGCACGCCTCTGAGGAGACGATTTTTCGCACGATCGACACGTATCTCGGGGTTGTGCTCGCCCGCGAGAGCCTTGCGGTGGCCGAGAAGGCTTGCGAGATGTCGGCCGAGAGCCTGAAGAATGCGCAGGCCGCCGTCGAAGCCCAGCGCGCCGTCGAGTCGGACTTCCTCCAGGCGAAGGTACACCATTCCCAAAACCAGGAAACCAGCCTTCGGATGCAGAACCAGTATCGGCTCGCCCTCGAAGGCCTCGCCACGGTGATGGGCGTCGCCTCCGCTTCCGATTACGAGTTGACCATGCCGTTGCTCCTGGAAGAATGCACTTCCTGCGGAGAGGAGCCCGCGGTGCTTCTGGATATCGCCCTGCGCAAGCGCCCCGATTATCTTGCCCTGCTGAAGCGCGCCGACGCCGTTGCGCAGAGCGAGCGCATGCACCGCGGCGCGGTCCGGCCCCACGTCGTGCTCGGCGCGGCGGCAGACCACAACCGCGACGGCTTCGACGGCGACGGCCACGGCAACAGCATGGTGTTCGCGCGCGTCGACTGGAATATCGCCGACGGCGGTGAAGCGAGCCACAAGGCCGCGGGGGCGAGGGCCCAGGCGCGCCAGCTCAGGCTGGCGGCGCAGGCCCTGAAGGACGGGATCCATCTCCAGATCCGTGAGGCCGTGACGAGTATCAACAACGCGCTCGAACGGATCAGGGTCAGTCGGGAAGCCGTGGAAAACAGCACCGAGTCCCTCCGCATCCTGCGCGACCGGTATACGGCGGGGCTGGCGATCATGAGCGACCTGCTCGGGGCCGAGACCAGTCTCCTGTCGCACCGCATGAATCACCTGAAAGCGCTGTATGACTACTCGATCAGCCGAGCGCGCCTGAAGATGGCCCTCGGCGATCTCACGCTCGAGCGGTGCGCCCTGCTCCAGGACCAGGCGAATGCCGTTGAGAAGTGA
- a CDS encoding efflux RND transporter periplasmic adaptor subunit, with product MNTAIKFCIAGLAGMTLLFSGAPLSAQETWQTAANVEQSLVYEAIGNIQPKVVTTLSSKVMGNVLEVLKREGDTVKAGETVVKIDARDVASDLAGARAGLSEAAAMKTEIDRGLQAAQAQKQQADAGLKLAESSFQRIRELFEKKSVSKQEYDQAEAAFTSAQAQVRGAQAQIDSLEAKKSTVNARMSQAQAGISKVETIKSLAEVTAPFGGRVTARRIEPGMLAAPGVPLLTIEDSSQLRFEAMVPERFIASISEGMQVEVTIDALAGRAFSGVVAEILPSADALSHTFIVKIALAAQPELRSGMYARGAFVIGTETVLLVPPAAVETRGQLEGVWAESDGKPVYRLVRTGRTMPGGIEILSGLRPGDRFLATPPAGGR from the coding sequence ATGAATACGGCTATAAAATTTTGTATCGCCGGCCTTGCCGGGATGACGCTTCTGTTTTCCGGTGCGCCGTTGTCGGCGCAGGAAACTTGGCAGACGGCCGCGAACGTCGAGCAGAGCCTGGTTTACGAGGCGATCGGGAACATTCAGCCAAAGGTCGTGACGACGCTTTCCAGCAAGGTCATGGGCAACGTCCTCGAAGTGCTCAAGCGCGAGGGTGACACGGTGAAGGCCGGCGAAACCGTCGTGAAGATCGACGCCCGCGACGTCGCCTCTGACCTGGCCGGGGCCCGCGCGGGGCTTTCCGAAGCGGCAGCGATGAAGACCGAGATCGATCGCGGTCTTCAGGCCGCCCAGGCGCAGAAACAGCAGGCGGACGCCGGGCTGAAGCTCGCCGAGTCGTCCTTCCAGCGCATCAGGGAACTGTTCGAGAAAAAGTCGGTCAGCAAGCAGGAATACGACCAGGCCGAGGCGGCGTTCACTTCCGCCCAGGCCCAGGTGCGGGGTGCCCAGGCGCAGATCGACTCGCTCGAAGCGAAAAAATCGACCGTGAACGCCCGCATGTCGCAGGCCCAGGCCGGCATCAGCAAGGTCGAGACGATCAAAAGCCTTGCCGAGGTTACGGCGCCCTTCGGCGGCCGCGTCACGGCCCGCCGCATCGAACCCGGCATGCTCGCCGCCCCCGGCGTGCCCCTGCTGACGATCGAGGATTCGTCGCAGCTGCGGTTCGAGGCCATGGTGCCCGAGCGGTTCATCGCGTCGATCAGCGAAGGCATGCAGGTCGAGGTCACCATCGACGCCCTCGCGGGCCGCGCCTTCTCCGGCGTCGTCGCCGAGATCCTGCCGTCCGCCGACGCCCTCTCGCACACCTTCATCGTGAAGATCGCCCTCGCGGCACAGCCGGAACTCAGGAGCGGCATGTATGCCCGCGGGGCGTTCGTCATCGGCACCGAGACCGTGCTTCTTGTTCCGCCCGCAGCGGTCGAGACCCGCGGGCAACTCGAGGGCGTCTGGGCCGAGAGCGACGGGAAGCCAGTCTACAGGCTCGTCAGGACCGGCCGGACGATGCCGGGCGGCATCGAGATCCTCTCCGGCCTCAGGCCGGGCGACCGGTTCCTCGCCACGCCGCCCGCAGGAGGGAGATGA
- a CDS encoding efflux RND transporter permease subunit, translating to MTELGISGRFAGKFINSKLTPLFILLTIILGAFAVVVTPREEEPQIVVPMVDIFVGLPGATPQEVEERLIRPLEKLVWEIPGVEYLYGTSSPEQGMLIVRFKVGQDLERALTRLGEKLEHHKEKAPPGTVGPFVKNRSIDDVPIMALTFWSRQYDHYQLRRVAAQAADEIKSIDDVSELTVIGGRPRSVRVEFDPSKLAGFNLSLFELMQQLSAGNQLFGSGRTTRGDRDLLIETGSFFKTAEEVRRLVVGVRGGRPIQLADVATVSDGPGENDDYVFIDFGPGAAGKVKNVSAADLEAPSAPAVTVSVAKRQGTNAITITHEIERRIEAMHGRVIPEGVHVQVTRNYGETSSEKSNELLYHMALATISVAFLIMLSLGMRESGVVATAIPVTLALTLLAFYVGGYTLNRITLFALIFSIGILVDDAIVVVENMVRHFAMKSNAGRDPAQVAVESVDEVGNPTILATATVIAAILPMAFVSGLMGPYMRPIPVGASAAMVFSLIVAFMVTPWAALRFLSFEKPGGEGESHGHHTDDFTTRLYRKMMHPLIDNPRVRNWFLAGIVVLLIAAVAMVPLRFVKVKMLPFDNKSEFQVIIDMPEGTALERTAEATQALAAHLRTVPEVVDIESYIGLSGPYNFNGLVRHYFLRRGSNVADLQVNLVGKEHRSAQSHQIAVRVRPELQKIAERYGANVKVAEVPPGPPVLQTLVAEVYGPDLDKAAVLARQVEELFRKAPGVVDIDTYIEDDQHKVRFEVDREKSAMLGISAEQIAKMVRVAVDGAAVSLMRLPREKEDVPILVRLPKSVRTGTESILSLQVTSPATGRQVPLRELVTPVSGIEQKSRYHKNLKSVVYVVADVAGAEESPVYPILGLIGEVEKLTAPDGGKVTQWHTRVPTDTSTYSLKWDGEWHITYEVFHDLGLAFAVVMLLIYILVTAWFQNFVTPLTIMVPIPLTLVGILPAHWALGAFFTATSMIGFIAGAGIIVRNSIILVDFIQLKRAEGLPLSEAVIEAGAVRFRPMLLTAAAVVVGAAVILFDPIFQGLAISLMAGEVASTLLARIAVPVLYYMEAAHEEKQAAG from the coding sequence ATGACGGAACTTGGCATTTCCGGCCGGTTTGCCGGCAAATTCATCAACTCGAAACTCACTCCGTTATTTATATTGCTTACAATAATACTCGGTGCTTTTGCCGTCGTCGTGACTCCACGCGAGGAGGAGCCGCAGATCGTCGTTCCGATGGTCGACATCTTCGTCGGCCTGCCCGGCGCGACGCCCCAGGAAGTCGAGGAACGGCTGATCCGTCCCCTCGAGAAACTCGTCTGGGAGATTCCCGGGGTCGAGTATCTCTACGGCACCTCGAGCCCCGAACAGGGGATGCTGATCGTCCGCTTCAAGGTCGGCCAGGACCTCGAACGCGCCCTGACTCGGCTCGGCGAGAAGCTCGAACATCACAAGGAAAAGGCCCCGCCCGGCACGGTCGGCCCGTTCGTGAAGAACCGCTCGATCGACGATGTGCCGATCATGGCGCTGACCTTCTGGAGCCGCCAGTACGATCATTACCAGCTCCGGCGCGTCGCCGCCCAGGCAGCTGACGAAATCAAGTCGATCGACGACGTGTCCGAACTGACCGTGATCGGCGGCCGGCCGCGCTCGGTTCGCGTCGAGTTCGACCCGTCGAAGCTTGCCGGCTTCAACCTGTCGCTGTTCGAGCTGATGCAGCAGCTCTCGGCCGGGAACCAGCTGTTCGGTTCGGGCCGCACGACCCGCGGCGACCGCGATCTGCTGATCGAAACCGGCTCGTTCTTCAAGACGGCGGAAGAGGTGCGCCGTCTCGTCGTCGGTGTGCGCGGCGGCCGGCCGATCCAACTGGCCGACGTGGCGACGGTCTCGGACGGCCCCGGCGAAAACGACGACTACGTGTTCATCGACTTCGGCCCCGGAGCCGCCGGAAAGGTGAAGAACGTTTCCGCCGCGGATCTCGAGGCCCCTTCCGCCCCGGCCGTGACGGTATCGGTCGCGAAGCGCCAGGGGACGAACGCGATCACGATCACGCACGAGATCGAGCGCCGTATCGAAGCCATGCACGGGCGCGTCATTCCCGAAGGCGTTCACGTGCAGGTCACCCGCAACTACGGCGAGACGTCGAGCGAGAAGTCGAACGAACTGCTGTATCACATGGCCCTCGCCACGATCTCGGTCGCGTTCCTGATCATGCTTTCCCTCGGCATGCGCGAGTCGGGCGTCGTCGCGACGGCGATCCCGGTCACTCTCGCCCTCACCCTGCTGGCGTTCTACGTCGGTGGCTATACATTGAACCGCATCACCCTGTTCGCCCTGATCTTCTCGATCGGCATCCTGGTCGACGACGCGATCGTCGTCGTCGAGAACATGGTGCGCCACTTCGCGATGAAGTCGAACGCGGGCCGCGACCCGGCGCAGGTGGCGGTCGAGTCGGTCGACGAGGTCGGCAACCCGACGATCCTCGCGACGGCGACCGTCATCGCCGCGATCCTGCCGATGGCGTTCGTGAGCGGCCTGATGGGGCCGTACATGCGGCCGATCCCGGTCGGCGCCTCGGCCGCGATGGTGTTTTCGCTGATCGTGGCCTTCATGGTGACGCCCTGGGCCGCTCTCCGCTTCCTTTCATTCGAGAAGCCTGGCGGGGAGGGCGAGTCGCACGGCCATCACACGGATGATTTCACGACCAGACTGTATCGGAAGATGATGCACCCGCTCATCGACAATCCCCGCGTTCGGAACTGGTTCCTCGCCGGCATCGTCGTGCTGCTGATCGCTGCGGTGGCGATGGTGCCCCTGCGGTTCGTGAAGGTGAAGATGCTGCCGTTCGACAACAAGAGCGAGTTCCAGGTCATCATCGACATGCCCGAGGGAACCGCCCTCGAGCGCACCGCCGAGGCAACGCAGGCTCTGGCGGCGCATCTGCGCACCGTTCCCGAGGTCGTCGATATCGAGAGCTATATCGGCTTGTCCGGCCCCTACAACTTCAACGGCCTCGTCCGCCACTACTTCCTGCGGCGCGGCTCGAACGTGGCCGATCTGCAGGTGAACCTCGTCGGCAAGGAACACCGCTCCGCACAGAGCCACCAGATCGCGGTGCGCGTCCGGCCCGAACTGCAGAAGATCGCCGAGCGGTACGGCGCGAACGTGAAGGTCGCCGAAGTGCCGCCCGGCCCGCCAGTCCTCCAGACGCTGGTCGCCGAGGTCTACGGCCCGGATCTCGACAAGGCCGCCGTCCTGGCGCGGCAGGTCGAGGAGCTGTTCCGCAAGGCGCCGGGCGTGGTCGATATCGATACGTATATCGAGGACGACCAGCACAAGGTGCGGTTCGAGGTCGACCGCGAGAAGTCCGCCATGCTGGGCATCTCGGCCGAACAGATCGCGAAGATGGTGCGCGTGGCCGTCGACGGCGCCGCCGTCAGTCTGATGCGGCTTCCCCGCGAGAAAGAGGACGTCCCGATCCTGGTGCGTCTGCCGAAAAGCGTGCGCACCGGCACCGAGTCGATCCTCTCGCTCCAGGTGACCTCGCCGGCGACCGGCCGGCAGGTGCCCCTGCGCGAGCTCGTGACGCCCGTCTCCGGCATCGAGCAGAAAAGCCGGTATCACAAGAACCTCAAATCCGTCGTCTACGTCGTCGCCGACGTGGCGGGCGCCGAAGAAAGCCCCGTCTACCCGATCCTCGGCCTCATCGGCGAGGTCGAAAAGCTCACCGCGCCCGACGGCGGCAAGGTCACCCAGTGGCACACCCGCGTGCCGACCGACACCTCGACCTACTCGCTCAAGTGGGACGGCGAGTGGCACATCACCTACGAGGTGTTCCACGACCTCGGCCTGGCCTTCGCCGTCGTCATGCTGTTGATTTACATCCTGGTGACGGCCTGGTTCCAGAACTTCGTCACGCCGCTCACGATCATGGTGCCGATCCCGCTGACCCTCGTCGGCATCCTGCCGGCACACTGGGCGCTGGGAGCGTTCTTCACGGCCACCTCGATGATCGGCTTCATCGCGGGCGCCGGCATCATCGTGCGCAACTCGATCATCCTGGTCGACTTCATCCAGCTCAAGCGCGCCGAGGGCCTTCCACTCTCGGAAGCGGTGATCGAGGCCGGCGCGGTCCGGTTCCGGCCGATGCTGCTCACCGCGGCCGCCGTCGTCGTCGGGGCCGCCGTCATCCTGTTCGACCCGATCTTCCAGGGGCTTGCCATCAGCCTGATGGCCGGCGAGGTCGCAAGCACGCTCCTGGCGCGCATCGCCGTGCCCGTGCTGTATTACATGGAAGCGGCGCACGAGGAGAAACAGGCTGCAGGCTGA
- a CDS encoding zf-HC2 domain-containing protein, translating into MNHFDEVRCCEYLDGALQGSERAAFERHLGECGACRAMIDEARRGQADLKRLRLREGPDLTPRIMAAVRGLPVPVQAVPGTAETAGGARRFIGWLSVLATAALAGLLFFSTSRPVSDGPGGTRTSSQARTALAGKLDAPVGLISAEGRWSASTNLTNGLFTEPTSFTTGSDGHFALTVETSGRIDLLPDSRLTIDNEQLRLEAGAVRCNFASGQPAIRPLNAGAVSIKAVNAAFGVRIASNTARVDLFEGKLTLSIASEPPIILTPGTRAVCGERVSLETLAEPDIRAWDAVPSPRTIDTAIPAVASETATPSAVIGQPEFPQPTSAAVVASPTLQPASATASPAGVPDDPLSTLLDHQPGAN; encoded by the coding sequence ATGAACCATTTCGACGAGGTAAGGTGCTGCGAGTATCTGGACGGCGCGCTGCAGGGCAGCGAGCGGGCCGCCTTCGAGCGCCATCTCGGCGAATGCGGCGCGTGCCGGGCGATGATCGACGAAGCCCGCCGGGGCCAGGCCGATCTGAAGCGGCTGCGCCTCCGCGAAGGCCCCGACCTCACGCCGCGCATCATGGCAGCCGTCCGGGGTCTTCCGGTTCCGGTCCAGGCGGTGCCCGGCACGGCTGAAACGGCCGGCGGCGCCCGCCGTTTCATCGGCTGGCTGTCGGTTCTCGCCACGGCCGCCCTCGCCGGGCTGCTGTTCTTCTCGACTTCCCGCCCCGTCTCCGACGGGCCGGGCGGCACGCGGACCTCGTCGCAGGCCCGGACGGCGCTGGCCGGGAAGCTCGACGCGCCCGTCGGCCTGATCTCCGCAGAAGGCCGCTGGAGCGCTTCGACGAACCTGACGAACGGCCTCTTCACGGAACCGACCTCCTTCACCACAGGAAGCGACGGCCATTTCGCTCTCACGGTCGAAACGAGCGGCCGGATCGACCTTCTCCCCGACTCCAGGCTCACGATCGACAACGAACAACTCCGGCTCGAGGCCGGGGCCGTCAGGTGCAATTTCGCATCCGGTCAGCCTGCCATCCGCCCCCTGAACGCCGGGGCCGTTTCGATCAAGGCCGTCAACGCGGCATTCGGCGTCAGGATCGCATCGAATACCGCCCGCGTCGATCTGTTCGAAGGGAAGCTCACGCTGAGCATCGCCTCGGAGCCGCCGATCATTCTCACCCCGGGAACCCGCGCGGTCTGCGGCGAACGGGTCTCTCTCGAAACGCTCGCCGAACCCGACATCCGGGCATGGGACGCCGTCCCCTCGCCGCGCACGATCGACACCGCCATCCCCGCCGTCGCCTCTGAAACGGCGACGCCGTCGGCGGTCATCGGACAACCGGAGTTCCCGCAGCCCACTTCGGCCGCCGTCGTGGCCTCCCCGACACTCCAACCGGCATCGGCAACGGCATCACCGGCCGGCGTTCCCGACGACCCGCTGTCCACCCTCCTGGACCACCAGCCCGGAGCCAACTAG
- a CDS encoding sigma-70 family RNA polymerase sigma factor has protein sequence MTDRPGSHPPEDAEIVRQVLAGRVEAFGELVKRYQSKIYMMALFHVRRPAAAEDVVQEVFIATYQSLGRFDQSRSFTNWILKIATNHCYKALRKKAPVPLPDAEIPIFCDPLDEQLRRERQETVGAAMARLPDDFKLVVWLFYFFERSYQQISEILEIPQHLVKIRLFRARRMLGQTLQKETLADSPAALGNEGE, from the coding sequence ATGACGGACCGCCCCGGGTCTCATCCGCCCGAGGACGCCGAGATCGTCAGGCAGGTGCTCGCCGGCCGGGTGGAAGCGTTCGGCGAGCTCGTGAAGCGGTATCAGAGCAAGATTTACATGATGGCGCTGTTTCACGTGCGGCGGCCCGCGGCGGCCGAAGACGTCGTCCAGGAAGTCTTCATCGCGACGTACCAGAGCCTCGGAAGATTCGACCAGTCGCGTTCCTTCACGAACTGGATCCTGAAAATAGCCACCAACCACTGTTACAAGGCGCTCCGGAAAAAGGCCCCGGTCCCGCTTCCTGACGCCGAAATCCCGATCTTCTGCGACCCCCTCGACGAACAGCTCCGGCGCGAGCGACAGGAGACGGTGGGGGCGGCGATGGCCCGGCTTCCCGATGATTTCAAGCTCGTCGTCTGGCTGTTCTACTTTTTCGAACGATCGTACCAGCAGATATCCGAGATCCTCGAAATTCCCCAGCATCTCGTGAAGATCCGGCTGTTCCGGGCCCGGCGCATGCTCGGGCAGACGCTTCAGAAGGAAACCCTCGCGGATTCGCCCGCCGCACTCGGAAATGAGGGTGAATAA
- a CDS encoding type II secretion system protein, which yields MNKKNAFTITEVMIAVLVVAACLSPIFFIFSRGAAGTQQTRDEVLAYTYATELLDYALSKSFDSPFLAPGTRDANALEVTQADGSSFVLKADERFERKLSVVIPSVPATVPFTYKVLIAEVAWKTAQVKRNISMSCMMYRNR from the coding sequence ATGAACAAGAAGAACGCCTTCACCATCACCGAAGTCATGATCGCCGTTCTCGTCGTCGCGGCGTGTCTCTCCCCCATCTTTTTCATTTTCTCCCGGGGAGCGGCAGGCACCCAGCAGACCCGCGACGAGGTGCTCGCTTACACCTACGCGACCGAACTTCTCGATTACGCCCTGTCGAAGTCGTTCGATTCGCCGTTCCTCGCGCCGGGAACACGTGATGCGAACGCTCTCGAGGTGACGCAGGCGGACGGCTCGAGCTTCGTTCTGAAAGCCGACGAGCGCTTCGAGAGGAAACTCTCGGTCGTCATCCCGTCGGTTCCGGCGACGGTGCCGTTCACCTACAAGGTCCTCATCGCGGAGGTCGCCTGGAAAACCGCGCAGGTCAAACGGAACATCTCGATGAGCTGCATGATGTACAGGAACCGCTGA
- a CDS encoding SH3 domain-containing protein — protein sequence MRGYKWPAILFATLFLTGVLWAMQVPSAGKVNCSALNVRTGPGTNYTIVTVIYQGDSVSIVDVVGNWYQINFQGSTNRYVYKSYIDVTSYTEVSDDEAAKRPTTTLGTTDPKRPESATPDLRSLPRNDF from the coding sequence ATGCGAGGGTACAAATGGCCGGCGATCCTTTTCGCCACGTTGTTCCTGACCGGCGTTCTCTGGGCCATGCAGGTTCCGTCCGCCGGCAAGGTGAACTGCAGCGCGCTCAACGTCCGAACCGGTCCGGGAACGAACTACACGATCGTGACCGTGATCTACCAGGGCGACTCAGTGTCGATCGTCGACGTCGTGGGCAACTGGTATCAGATCAATTTCCAGGGTTCCACCAATAGGTACGTGTACAAGAGCTACATCGACGTCACGTCCTATACCGAGGTATCCGACGACGAGGCCGCCAAGCGGCCGACGACCACCCTCGGCACCACGGATCCCAAGCGTCCGGAATCGGCCACACCCGACCTGCGCAGCCTCCCCCGCAACGATTTCTGA